A window from Festucalex cinctus isolate MCC-2025b chromosome 12, RoL_Fcin_1.0, whole genome shotgun sequence encodes these proteins:
- the LOC144031997 gene encoding uncharacterized protein LOC144031997, translated as MNLPEAQSEFRQFLSRVQPSQLPKLLDWIRNSDKLDELLLDNSQVILRCIADDIRDSLPLDAILPCESNVLRKMQQRSRPTAHVDAFLYEDELVDALCEAGRMSRCYCLKCGSCSTAPLDFVSNSFSTCELFFLFQHVLPDLSGRTLVDVGSRLGAVLYGGYVYSSASRLVGVELSEEFVHLQNKMVLKYGMDARVQVVHADVCTQDALLQTADVVVMNNVFEYFMEPGEQVRAWRFIMQTLRKRGSLLVTVPSLHESLQPLQEALPAGWVEELPLDYQVYVGKDASPEDLQQIHLYRVL; from the exons ATGAACTTACCTGAAGCTCAAAGTGAGTTCCGGCAGTTTTTGAGCAGAGTCCAACCTTCGCAGTTGCCGAAGCTGCTCGACTGGATCCGAAATTCTG ACAAGCTGGATGAGCTGCTGTTGGACAACAGTCAAGTCATCCTGAGGTGCATCGCCGATGACATCCGGGACAGCCTGCCACTGGACGCGATTCTTCCGTGCGAGTCCAACGTCCTGCGCAAG ATGCAGCAGCGCTCGCGTCCGACAGCCCACGTGGACGCCTTCCTGTACGAAGATGAGCTCGTGGACGCTCTGTGCGAGGCGGGACGGATGAGTCGATGCTACTGTCTCAAATGCGGATCCTGCAGCACGGCGCCTCTGG ATTTTGTGTCCAACTCGTTCTCCACGTGCGAGCTGTTCTTCTTGTTCCAACACGTTTTGCCGGACCTGAGCGGTCGCACGCTGGTGGACGTCGGATCGCGACTGGGGGCCGTGCTCTACGGG GGGTACGTGTACAGCTCGGCATCCCGGCTGGTTGGTGTGGAGCTCAGCGAGGAGTTTGTTCACCTGCAGAACAAAATGGTGCTCAAGTACGGGATGGATGCCAGAGTCCAG gttGTCCACGCCGACGTGTGCACGCAGGACGCTCTGCTGCAGACTGCCGACGTTGTGGTCATGAACAACGTCTTTGAGTACTTCATGGAGCCCGGCGAGCAAGTCAG GGCCTGGAGGTTCATCATGCAGACGTTGCGGAAACGAGGTTCTCTGCTGGTGACGGTTCCCAGTCTGCACGAAAGTCTCCAACCTCTGCAG GAGGCGCTGCCGGCCGGCTGGGTGGAGGAGCTTCCTTTGGACTACCAGGTGTACGTGGGGAAAGACGCCAGCCCTGAGGATCTGCAACAGATACACCTGTACAGGGTCTTATGA
- the haus2 gene encoding HAUS augmin-like complex subunit 2 isoform X1, with protein sequence MMTQPTLTASAKLLSSCVSSGAVSQEELQAAYSSQSTVFSSQLRETERRIKMQKELEQLQLEAELLKEDKKNADVTHTFYLAARLQALQMLCTHLHKVLKDHKLLAQRLTRPLGRTNLPVPAHLHRFVVEVVHMAMDFVATLDEKRSAVRRGAGTADDLDQLNTSACQLLALATEVETLASQLLQWKDVRSSLLSDSSSS encoded by the exons ATG ATGACTCAACCGACACTGACGGCATCAGCCAAACTCCTGTCCAGTTGTGTGTCCAGCGGGGCCGTGTCTCAG GAGGAACTTCAAGCTGCCTACTCATCCCAGAGCACCGTCTTCTCCTCTCAGCTGCGCGAAACTGAGCGGCGAATCAAAATGCAGAAAGAGCTGGAGCAG CTGCAGCTGGAGGCGGAGCTACTGAAGGAGGACAAGAAGAACGCCGACGTCACGCACACGTTCTACCTGG CTGCCAGACTGCAGGCGCTGCAGATGCTCTGCACTCACCTGCACAAAGTCCTGAAGGACCACAAACTCCTGGCCCAGCGACTCACCAGGCCGCTGGGGCGCACCAACTTGCCCGTCCCGGCCCACCTGCACCG GTTTGTGGTGGAAGTGGTCCACATGGCGATGGACTTTGTGGCGACTTTGGACGAGAAGAGGAGTGCTGTCCGCAGAGGCGCCGGCACCGCCGACGACCTGGATCAGCTG AACACGTCCGCGTGCCAACTCTTGGCTCTGGCCACGGAAGTGGAGACATTGGCCAGTCAGCTGCTTCAATGGAAGGACGTGCGCAGCAGCCTGTTGAGTGACAGCTCGTCCTCTTGA
- the haus2 gene encoding HAUS augmin-like complex subunit 2 isoform X2, which translates to MTQPTLTASAKLLSSCVSSGAVSQEELQAAYSSQSTVFSSQLRETERRIKMQKELEQLQLEAELLKEDKKNADVTHTFYLAARLQALQMLCTHLHKVLKDHKLLAQRLTRPLGRTNLPVPAHLHRFVVEVVHMAMDFVATLDEKRSAVRRGAGTADDLDQLNTSACQLLALATEVETLASQLLQWKDVRSSLLSDSSSS; encoded by the exons ATGACTCAACCGACACTGACGGCATCAGCCAAACTCCTGTCCAGTTGTGTGTCCAGCGGGGCCGTGTCTCAG GAGGAACTTCAAGCTGCCTACTCATCCCAGAGCACCGTCTTCTCCTCTCAGCTGCGCGAAACTGAGCGGCGAATCAAAATGCAGAAAGAGCTGGAGCAG CTGCAGCTGGAGGCGGAGCTACTGAAGGAGGACAAGAAGAACGCCGACGTCACGCACACGTTCTACCTGG CTGCCAGACTGCAGGCGCTGCAGATGCTCTGCACTCACCTGCACAAAGTCCTGAAGGACCACAAACTCCTGGCCCAGCGACTCACCAGGCCGCTGGGGCGCACCAACTTGCCCGTCCCGGCCCACCTGCACCG GTTTGTGGTGGAAGTGGTCCACATGGCGATGGACTTTGTGGCGACTTTGGACGAGAAGAGGAGTGCTGTCCGCAGAGGCGCCGGCACCGCCGACGACCTGGATCAGCTG AACACGTCCGCGTGCCAACTCTTGGCTCTGGCCACGGAAGTGGAGACATTGGCCAGTCAGCTGCTTCAATGGAAGGACGTGCGCAGCAGCCTGTTGAGTGACAGCTCGTCCTCTTGA